A genomic region of Enterococcus sp. 12C11_DIV0727 contains the following coding sequences:
- a CDS encoding acyltransferase family protein: MNNKKRLENRRYITGFDGIRTIAVVGVILYHLFPNIMHGGYLGVPIFFAVSGYLITDLLRQEWLQTEAIDVKSFYIRRMKRLYPGLVAMLVAASAYIVFFQQDLLNNLRSVVASSVLYYNNWWQIFKGFSYFDRFTTQSPFTHIWSLAVEAQNYLIWPLLFIVLKKYVKHSGKIFGLIMAAAVGSGILMAVLYTPGADPTRVYYGTDTRLFSILMGSGLAFVWPSFRLKEEIPIKAKNLLNGVGITSLVVLLLSFLFLADHLAFVYYGGMFIVSIFATILVAVTAHPGADLNRWLTNPVFTWFGKRSYGIYLYQFPVMIFYEAKIKNLSDHVLLHSLIEIALILGISELSYRFIEKPLGKFYYQYTWFAIKDFFRKPWFTVAKVTALISVVLSCFALFALAVAPSNEVTAEQQQLQKNIEANKKKAEQRKAEEKAKNEGRTTDSTKAATPESEANFDLTAEEAKKAKEMDVTAFGDSVILDAAAGLQEIFPKMIVDGEVGRQLYTSTPVIEKLEKEQLLKDNVLVGLGTNGSFTEAQFDEFMTAIGSKRKVFWINVRVPTRRWQNEVNGMLETMKKKYKNLVVIDWYGYSNEHEEWFYDDRVHPNVDGQVKYSSFIAKQLVK, from the coding sequence ATGAATAATAAGAAAAGGTTAGAAAATCGCCGTTATATTACCGGGTTCGATGGAATACGAACTATTGCGGTCGTCGGCGTGATTCTGTATCATTTGTTCCCTAATATAATGCATGGGGGCTATTTAGGTGTCCCTATTTTTTTTGCAGTATCTGGTTATTTAATTACTGATTTACTAAGGCAAGAATGGTTACAAACTGAAGCAATCGATGTTAAAAGCTTTTATATTCGTCGTATGAAACGGCTTTATCCAGGCTTAGTCGCCATGCTGGTAGCAGCTTCAGCCTATATTGTTTTTTTCCAGCAAGACTTACTCAATAATTTACGTAGTGTAGTCGCCAGTAGTGTCTTGTACTATAATAATTGGTGGCAAATTTTTAAAGGATTTTCTTATTTTGATCGATTTACCACCCAGTCACCATTTACACATATTTGGTCTCTTGCAGTTGAAGCACAGAATTATTTGATTTGGCCGTTGTTATTTATTGTACTAAAAAAGTATGTGAAACATAGTGGTAAAATTTTTGGTTTGATCATGGCAGCGGCTGTTGGATCTGGTATTTTGATGGCAGTTTTGTATACTCCTGGTGCCGACCCGACAAGAGTTTATTATGGAACAGACACAAGATTATTTTCGATTTTAATGGGAAGTGGGCTGGCCTTTGTTTGGCCAAGTTTCCGTCTGAAAGAAGAAATACCGATAAAGGCTAAAAATTTACTGAATGGCGTTGGAATTACCTCCTTGGTTGTCTTACTGCTTTCCTTCCTATTTTTAGCAGACCATCTGGCTTTTGTCTATTATGGTGGAATGTTTATTGTCAGTATTTTTGCAACGATTCTAGTGGCAGTTACAGCTCATCCAGGCGCCGATTTAAATCGTTGGCTGACAAATCCTGTTTTCACCTGGTTTGGAAAAAGAAGTTACGGAATTTATTTGTATCAGTTCCCAGTCATGATTTTTTATGAAGCTAAAATCAAAAATTTAAGTGATCATGTGTTGTTGCATTCTTTGATCGAGATTGCTTTGATTTTAGGTATTAGTGAATTATCCTATCGATTTATCGAGAAACCATTGGGCAAATTTTATTATCAGTATACGTGGTTTGCTATCAAAGATTTTTTCCGCAAACCATGGTTTACAGTGGCTAAAGTGACGGCTTTGATCAGTGTTGTTTTATCTTGTTTTGCACTCTTTGCTCTAGCTGTTGCGCCTTCCAATGAAGTTACTGCAGAACAGCAACAACTACAAAAAAATATTGAAGCAAACAAAAAGAAAGCAGAACAGAGAAAAGCAGAAGAAAAAGCCAAAAACGAAGGCAGAACGACCGATTCGACAAAAGCGGCAACGCCAGAGTCAGAGGCGAATTTTGATTTAACTGCTGAAGAAGCGAAGAAAGCCAAAGAGATGGACGTTACAGCTTTCGGTGATTCTGTTATCTTAGATGCAGCTGCAGGATTACAAGAGATTTTTCCTAAGATGATCGTAGATGGTGAAGTAGGGAGACAATTATATACCAGTACACCAGTCATTGAAAAACTAGAGAAAGAACAATTATTGAAAGATAATGTTTTAGTTGGTCTTGGGACTAATGGATCATTTACCGAAGCGCAATTTGATGAATTCATGACAGCAATCGGTTCAAAACGCAAGGTCTTTTGGATCAACGTTCGCGTTCCTACTCGTAGATGGCAAAATGAAGTCAATGGAATGCTCGAAACAATGAAGAAGAAGTACAAAAATCTAGTCGTTATTGACTGGTACGGCTACAGTAATGAGCATGAGGAATGGTTTTATGATGACCGAGTTCATCCGAATGTAGACGGACAAGTAAAATACTCAAGTTTTATTGCAAAACAGTTAGTGAAATAG
- the ilvA gene encoding threonine ammonia-lyase IlvA, which translates to MTLTKTNVEEAYDVLKDVVTKTPLQYDMYLSQKYQCNVYLKREDLQKVRSFKLRGAYYAIKQTPHEMLQNGVVCASAGNHAQGVAYTCHEMNVAATIFMPTTTPQQKISQVKFFGGDEVTVKLIGDTFDASAKAAKEYANANHQAFIDPFNDLNIMAGQGTVAIEVFQEANEAAFQVDYLLAAIGGGGLVSGVSTYTKSVSPTTAVIGVEPLGAQSMRAAFDEGKPVMLDSVEKFVDGAAVKQVGNLTYEHTLEYVDELLAVDEGQVCSTILELYTKQAIVVEPAGALSVSALELIKDEIKGKNVVCIISGGNNDINRMEEIEERSLIFEGLKHYFVINFPQRPGALREFVTDILGPNDDITRFEYTKKVNRGTGPVVLGILLKDKEELPNLLQKMAEFDPKYIDLSDNPSLYALLV; encoded by the coding sequence TTGACATTAACAAAAACAAATGTTGAAGAAGCATATGATGTGCTAAAAGACGTAGTAACCAAAACGCCATTGCAATACGATATGTATCTATCACAAAAATATCAATGCAACGTTTATTTAAAAAGAGAAGATCTACAGAAAGTTCGTTCATTCAAATTAAGAGGGGCCTATTATGCGATTAAACAAACTCCTCATGAGATGCTGCAAAACGGTGTAGTTTGTGCAAGTGCAGGGAATCATGCTCAAGGAGTTGCATACACTTGTCATGAAATGAACGTTGCGGCAACGATTTTTATGCCAACAACAACGCCGCAACAAAAAATATCTCAAGTAAAGTTTTTTGGTGGAGATGAAGTGACAGTTAAATTAATTGGTGATACTTTTGATGCATCCGCTAAAGCTGCTAAAGAATATGCTAATGCCAATCATCAAGCTTTTATTGATCCTTTTAATGATTTAAATATCATGGCTGGACAAGGGACAGTAGCCATTGAAGTTTTTCAGGAGGCGAATGAAGCTGCATTTCAAGTAGATTATTTGTTGGCAGCAATCGGTGGTGGTGGTTTAGTTAGTGGTGTTTCTACCTATACTAAAAGCGTTAGTCCAACGACGGCTGTTATTGGCGTAGAACCATTAGGTGCCCAATCGATGCGGGCGGCTTTTGATGAAGGCAAACCGGTAATGCTAGATAGTGTAGAAAAATTTGTTGATGGTGCAGCAGTTAAACAAGTGGGCAATTTAACGTATGAACATACGCTTGAATATGTTGATGAGCTTTTAGCTGTAGATGAAGGACAAGTCTGTTCTACGATTTTAGAGTTATACACTAAACAAGCAATTGTAGTCGAGCCAGCTGGCGCTCTGAGTGTTTCAGCATTAGAACTGATCAAAGATGAGATTAAAGGGAAAAATGTTGTTTGTATCATCAGCGGTGGTAATAATGATATCAATCGAATGGAAGAAATCGAAGAACGTTCTTTAATTTTTGAAGGACTAAAACATTACTTTGTGATCAACTTCCCTCAGCGACCAGGCGCATTAAGAGAATTCGTAACAGATATCTTAGGTCCAAATGATGATATTACCCGGTTTGAGTATACGAAAAAAGTCAATCGTGGAACAGGCCCAGTAGTGTTGGGTATTTTACTGAAAGACAAAGAGGAGTTACCTAATCTACTACAGAAAATGGCAGAGTTTGATCCTAAGTATATTGATTTAAGTGATAATCCGTCATTGTATGCGTTACTTGTTTAG